The Gloeomargarita lithophora Alchichica-D10 genomic sequence TGATGTCGGGCCGACCAAACCCGACCCGGAACCACTTTACCAAACCTGCACGGCCTTGGGTTTAGCACCCGCTCAGGTGGTGATGGTGGGGGACTCGCCGGTGGATTTGGAAATGGCTCGGCGGGCGGGTTGTGCGGGAGCCATCGGCGTGAGTTGGGGGTTCCATCCTGCCCAGGGTTTAACCTCCCTAGCGGATGCGGTGATCACGGACTGGAGCCAAATTCAGGTTCTAGGGTGAGGGAATGCCCCCGATGCGGTTGGGGGGCCAAAACCGTACCGCCGCCCGGCCAATGATATTCTGGCGGGGGACAAAGCCCCAAAAATGGCTATCAAAACTGTGATTGCGGTTATCCCCCAAAACCAGATAACTATCCGGGGGCACCACCACCGGGCCGTATTCATAATCGGGGGGGCCAGCCAGGTAATTTTCCTGGAGGGGTTGGCCGTTGACATAAACCGTGCCTTTTTTTACCGCCACCTGGTCACCCGGTAACCCGACAATGCGTTTGATAAAGGCATCTTTGAATCCCTGTTCCTTGAGGGCAGATGTAGGCTGAAAAACCACAATTTCCCCTCGCTCCGGGGTGCGAAAATCGTAGGTGACTTTATCAATGATTAAACGGTCATTCACCTGCAACGTTGGCAACATGGATTCGGAGGGAATATACCGCGCTTCGGCCACAAAAGTCCGAATCCCAAAGGCGAGCAGTAAACTCACCCCAATGGTTTTGACCCACTCGACCAGACTGTTTTCGCTGGCCTGTTTCTCGCTTTTATCCCGGTGATTTTTGTCCAGTTTAGTCATAGATTTGTTGACACCATGCTTGCTGAATTTAACTTAGCGCATTAAGTCATCCATTGGCGAACTATGCCAAGGGACGATAGACCCGGTAGTTGATATGAGGGAAGATATTATCCATTTGTTCCACCTGGGTCAGCCAGTCCCGGTCAATTTTCCCCGCCCGAATGTCCTCGTACAGGCGGTTCAACCGTTGCAGATGGGAGCGAGTCCGCCGCACCGCATAGGGCACCATCGTCCCGGTACGCATGATAAACGCCCAATCCGAGGACTGCGCCAACAACAATTCCCGCGCCGCTTGGTTCAAAGCCCGCCATTCCCACTGATCCTGGGGTTCCTGATGGCTGAGTTCAATCATCCGTTCGGCGGCCTTGTGCAGGTGGGGATAAATCCAGGTATTCGTTTCATTCAACCAATACTCGTGAAACCCCTTGTGACCCCAACTGGACTGGGCGGGACGACAAACCTGTTGGGTCGGATGACGGCGCAAATAATCACTCAGATGGGTCATTTCATACACATCTTGGTCGTAGTGGGACTTCCGAAATAAATAATCCAAAAACCAAGGCCCTTCGTACCACCAATGCCCATACAATTCCGCATCGTAGGGAGCGGTGACAATCGGGGGACGTTGCATCAATTCCGACAGGTGACCAATTTGTTGGGTGCGATTGTACATAAAATTCGCCGCGTGTTCTGCCGCTTTTTCCTTCGCCCAATAGGGGTCATAGAGGGCTTTTTCCCCCAGGCCACCGTTGCGATGGGTAATGCGATGGTACTTAATGCCCACATTTTTGCGTTGGCCGTTGGGCATGATGTAGGGTTTGATGTACTCGTAGTCCGCCTCCCAGCCAATATCCTTATAAAATTCCCGATACACCGGGTCGCCGGGATAGCCCACCTCCGATGACCACACCTGCTGGGAAGTTTCGTGATCCCGGGCAAACGCCGCCACTCCGGTTTCCGTAAATACGGGTGCATAGGTGCCATAACGGGGGCGGGGACGGGCATAGAGCAAACCATGACCATCGCAGATAAAATAGCGAATCCCCACATCCGCCAGCATCCGTTCCAATCCTTCGTAGTAGGCGCACTCCGGCACCCAAATCCCCCGCGGTGGCCGGCCAAAATGCTCCTGGTAATGGTCAAAAGCCACCTGCAACTGCGCCCACACCGCCTGGGGGTACATCTGCATCAGGGGTAAATACCCGTGGGTCGCCCCGCAGGTGATGATGTCCAGATTATTGGTGTCCTGAAATTGTTTGAACGCTGTAATCAAATCCCCGTCGTATTCCTCCCAGGTTTGGCGGGTGAGATTAAATTCCCGGGCGTAATGCTCTGCCAAATAACGAGTATGACCATTGTACTGATTGTGTTCGACTTCCAATTCCGCCAATTCTTCCAACTGCGCCAGGTGGGCATCATACCGCTCTTGTAATAAGGGGTCGCGCAACATCTGCACCAGGGGCGGGGTCATGCTCATGGTCAACTTGAAATCAATGCCATCCCGTTGCAATCCCTCAAACATCCGAATTAGGGGAATATAAGTCTCGGTGATGGCCTCATAGAGCCATTCCTCCTCCAAAACGTAATCGCTTTCGGGGTGACGCACAAAAGGCAGGTGGGCGTGCAAAACGAGAGCAAGATAACCAATAGCCATGCGAGAACCAAAGGAATTGCAGTTATTTTAGAATCTTCCCACACTCCGGGACTCACTTGGAGACCCGTTGATAAATCAGTATTTTTCCTCCCTGGTCAGATAGATAATCCGGGTACTCCCGCCAGAGGCGAAACTGGGGGGATTGAATGTCAGTTAGTAGGGTTGGCATTTGGGGATAAGCTGGCCAGCGGCTCATATGGTCTGCATCGGTTTCGACAATGATATAATCTGCCTGTGTCAAGAGTTTTTGATTGGTTTTTAAGTCATTCAAAATAAAGGAATTATATTGGGGAAATTCATATTTTTGGCCTGCCCTGCGCTTGAGAATATGATAATTAGCCATGTCTAAATAACCCCGAGAAAGCAGAAAAATTTTGGCGTCCTGGGGCAGGCCATGGCGCACATCCAGTGCCATTTTTTCCGTAACTTGATAGGCCGCCCGCCACCGCTCTGGTTCAGCCCCGACCGCCGGCCATTTGAATTGCCCCCAGGCGAAACCGAGTAACCCCAAGGCACCCAACCCCAAACCAAAGCGATATTTCGATGGCCTGAAATTTTGGCAATGCTGGAGCAAATAAACCAGCATTTGCATCCCCGTGAATAAAAACAACCCCGCCAGTGCCGCCCCGAAGTAAACCCCCTTCGTTTTAGGAACACTTAAAACCAACCAGGTTAAGACCATCATCAGGGGTAAAGCTAAAGGAAAATTCTGCACAATACTGCGCCCAAATTCCCGCCGATTCTTTTGCCAATAAATCAGTAAATTTGTGAGAGCCAATAGCACCCAAACCGCCAACCAATGATCACCGATTAACCACTCACCCCCCGCCCCAGTGATATAGTAAAGCGCATGACCCGTTAATGACAAATCCATGTGCCATACTTCACTCCCTTGTCCAAAAATCACATCACTAAAATAACTAATAGCTGAACGGCCATGCACCAGATAGTAGGGAGCCATTACGGCCAAAGTTGTGCCCAAACAGTAGCCATTGACCGGCAATAATTCTTTTTGAGTATTTTTATCCCGCCAAATATCCATTAAACTAGCGACAAATAACGTGCTGATCAACAGAAATAAACCGATCGGACTCATACTCGGTTTACACACCAAAGCGGCTCCAAAAAATGCCCCGGCAATCACCTGTTTTTGCCAGCTTGATTTGAGCCAACTTGATTCGGTTACCAGCAATATGCCACAGGCCAATAGTAAACCGAGAATCATATCCGGTCGCCCTTCGACAACGGTTATCCCCAACACACGCCAGGTCAATGCCAGCACCACAATCAGTAATTTCCAAATTAAAGCTAAGCCCCGACAAAGGTACTCGGCAATAAATACAATTAGCCCCAAGATCACCAACCCTCGACCCGCAGAGGGTGCCCAGTCCTGAATACCAAAAACCGCAAATCCCAGCAAAGCAAATAAAGTACCCCCAGGGGCATGGGGCGGGATCGTTACCAAGCGTTTTAATAACTTGATGATGCCATCCCGTTGCAGGAAATATAACCGTTGTAAACCATCCCTGTAATATGCCAAATCATCATCCAACATAAACCCAAACATGAGCTTGCCAGAATTGAGGGATTGTTGAATTTGGATAGTCGTAAATAGAACAGCAATCCCTAACCAAAGCAAAGTGCGTCCGAGGGTGAATTCTACTTTAGTTTTTGGCGTTGCGAACGGTGTCATTTTATTTATCCTCAAGATAATTCAATGCTATCAGGACAGCGAACATTTTCCCTATCCCTGCTAAGATGCGAAATGACCCCCGGAGGCCATTGCCCCATGAGCTTGTTTGATTGGTTCGCCAACCGCCCCAAGGCCGCACCCCTCGGTCAGGAGCAACAACAGCGGGAAATTGCCGATGGCCTCTGGACAAAATGTATCTCCTGTGGGGCATTAACTTATACAAAAGATTTACATCTGAATAACAAAGTCTGCCCCGAATGTGGGTATCATCATTCGGTGAAAAGCCAAGAACGGCTGAAACAACTCCTGGATGCGGACACCTGGCAACCCCTGAATGAACAGTTGATGGCGAGCGACCCCCTGCATTTCATTGACCGGAAACCCTACAGCGAGCGGTTGCGGGAAATGCAACACAAAACCGGGCTGAATGATGCGATTCAAACCGGCTTTGGCAAAATGGGGAACGCCCCCGTTGCCGTCGGGGTCATGGATTTCAATTTCATGGGCGGCAGTATGGGTTCTGTAGTGGGAGAAAAAATTACTCGCCTAGTGGAGCAGGCCACCCAAAACCATTTACCGCTAATTTTGGTCTGTGCTTCGGGGGGGGCGCGGATGCAGGAAGGCATGTTGAGTTTGATGCAAATGGCCAAGACCTCGGCGGCTCTGGGGCGACATCGGCAGGCCAATTTGCTTTATATCAGTGTGTTGACCCATCCCACCACCGGCGGGGTGACGGCCAGTTTTGCCATGCTGGGGGATTTAATTTTGGCAGAACCCAAGGCGTTGATTGGTTTTGCGGGACGGCGGGTGATTGAACAAACCCTGCGGGAAAAATTACCAGAAAATTTCCAGACGGCGGAATATCTACTGCAACACGGGTTTGTGGATATGATTGTGCCCCGTACCCAGCTCAAAAATACCCTGGCGCAATTGCTCCGCCTGCATACCCCCCCCACGCCATCCGTAGGACATCGGTATGTGACCCCCGGATTCCTGCTAAGCTAAAAGGTGCTGCTGTTGGGCTTATCGAGGAGAATTATGGTCAGAACGTGCCTTTGGCTGTTATTGAGTGCTTGTCTTTGCCTGGGCTGGACGACTCCCGCTTGGGCAGTGGAATTGGATGCGGCGACCCGGACTGTGCCCTTGAATGACCAGGGTGATGTCGCTACATTAACCTTACCCGAAGCCCAGCGGGGCAAACGGTTGTTCAATGCGAAATGTGGCACCTGTCATGCGGGCGGGGTAACCAAAACCAACCCGGTGGTGGGCTTAGACCCGGAATCCTTGGCCTTGGCGACCCCCCCTCGCGACAGTGTGGAAGCCCTGGTTGACTACATGAAAAACCCCACCAGTTACGATGGTTTAACGCCGATTGCCGAACTGCACCCCAGTTTGGCTAGTGCCGACATTTATCCCAAAATGCGGGACGTGACCGAGGACGACCTCTATACGATTGCAGGACATATCCTGATTCAACCCAAAGTACGGGGGATCCAGTGGGGCGGCGGCAAAATCCATTACTAATCGGGGTATTAATGCTGGGGTGGGTGGTATGGACGTGGTTCACACCGCCCGCTTTGGCTGACCGGATTGACCCCTATGTGAGCCGGTATCTCAAGGTCACCCAGCCCGTCCCAATCAAGGGGGATGACGGTGGTGCCCAGCAGTCCTTTACTGCCCTGGATTTGAGTGCGGGCAAACAGTTATTTGAAAATAATTGCATCAACTGCCATGTGGGGGGAGCCACCCTACCCAACCCGCGGGTATCCCTATCCCTAGCGGATTTGCGGGGAGCTTCGCCCCCAAGGGATAATATCAATGCCCTGGTGCGCTTCACCCGCCTGCCCCAAAATTACGACGGGACGGAGGACAGCTATATCTGCCGGGAATTGTCCCCCCAGGCGGCAACGGATCAGGAATTAGCCCAGTTGTCGGCGTTTATTTTACAAGCGGCCAAAGTGGCTCCCGGCTGGGGTACCAAGGATTTTTAAGCAATTTTGCAGGGATGTTTAAGAGGCCATTGCCACGGCCACTTTTTCCTGTAATTCCCCGGATTGGTACATCTCAATCAGGATGTCGGAACCACCGAGAAATTCCCCGTTGATATACACCTGGGGAATCGTCGGCCATTGGCTGTATTCCTTGATCCCTTGCCGGATTTCGTAGTCACTCAGCACGTCACAGGTTTCATAAACTGCCCCGACCGCATTGAGAATTTGCACCACATTATTGGAAAAACCGCACTGGGGCATGAGTTTACTGCCCTTCATAAACACCATGATTTTGTGGGCTTTGACCAGTTCTGAAATCCGGGCTTGGGTTTCCGGGGGCATGGTTTTTATCCTATAGGTAATCATTTCTGCAATTATACCAAGGGGTGACCTGGGGTACAATCGAAACCATAACTGAGTTGGCCTATTTTATGCCCCACTCTCCCCTCTACGAGTGCTATCAAAGGGAAGCCAAACTGACGGAATTTGCCGGGTGGAACCTGCCGGGACAATTTGCGGGTTTAACACCAGAACATCAGGCAGTGCGACATTCCGCCGGATTATTCGACATTTCCCACATGGGACAAATTGAACTTATGGGTAATCGTATCTTATGGGATTTTAACCCTTTGGTTCCTACCGCCATCACCCATTTACAACCCGGTCAGGCGCAATATACGGTTTTGCTCAATCCCCACGGGGGAATTATTGACGACATTATCATCTACCACCAGGGGCAACCGGGGGCAAAACTGATTGTGAATGCGGCCTGTAGCGCTAAAAACTTGGCCTGGTTAGCAAAGCATTTACCCGGAACCTGTCAATTGGTAAACCAAGTATTACTGGCATTGCAAGGCCCGCAAGCCACCGGGATTTTGCAAACATTAACCGCAGATGTCCTCCAAGCCATCCCCCGCTTTGGCCATCAAATTATTACTACAAAACTAGGACAAATTTGGGTCGCCCGCACGGGTTATACCGGCGAAGATGGCTGGGAAATCCAGGCGGAACCAGGGGTGGGTCAGGCTCTTTGGCGGGAATTATGCGATCAGGGCGCAGTTCCCTGCGGTTTGGCGGTACGGGATATGTTGCGGTTGGAAGCGGGACTGCATTTATATGGACAAGATATGGATGAAACAATCACACCTTTGGCGGCGGGGTTGGGCTGGTTGGTGGATTGGGACAAGGGGGATTTTATCGGACGGGGGGCACTAACTACCCAAAAAACCCAGGGGCTGGCTCAAAAATTGGTGGGTTTAATCGGCACGGGGCGGCGGATTTTTCGGCCTGGGTATCCGGTTTTGGCGCAGGGGCAAACCGTGGGGCGGGTGACCAGTGGGACGTTATCTTTGAGTTTGGGGCGACCGATTGGTTTGGCTTATGTGGATACTCATTGGGCAAAACTGGGCGCATCCCTAACTGTGCAGGTACGGGAGCAGGAACTGCCGGTTACAGTAGTAAAAAGAACCTTCTACACCCGTCCCGGATAATTTATGACCCTTACCTACCCTGCTGAATTACATTATACTGCCAGTCATGAGTACGTTGCCCTGACGGATGGTTTGGCAGTGGTGGGGATTACCAGCTTTGCTATTGAGGAATTAGGGGATATTACCTATCTGGAATTGCCCCCGGTTGGCCGCACGGTGACCTGCGGGGAACGGTTTGGCACCATTGAGTCGGTAAAGGCGGTTTCGGATTTGTATGCGCCGGTGTCGGGGGTGGTGCGGGCGGTGCATGGGGAATTGGTGGATGCCCCGGAACGCCTTGCCGAAGACCCCTACGGCATCGGGTGGTTATTAAAAATCCAACTCACCCAGCCGGAGGAAACCCAAGCATTGCTAACGGCGGCGGACTATCAGGCCCAGTTGGGTGGGTAGGTGGACGTTTGGGCAAAAACTTGGCTGGCAACTTTGGCATTATTCCTGAAAATGGGGTCATAGGGCACCGCCCCGGTAATGGTTCTTGCTTCTTTTGAGAGATAACCTTATTCCATTTCCCGATACTAAAATTGGAGGTAAAATGATGCAACAGTTGCAGTCGCAAACACACCCTACGCCGGGGGTAATTCTCCATGATATTTCTTGGCAGGAATACGAGCGTTTATTGGAGATTTTGAGTGACAAAAATCCCGGTCTGCACTTGAATTATTTAGCGGGAGTTTTAGAAATTATGCCCCGCTCTAGCGAACATGAACAAATCAAAAAAATGATTGCCCGTTTACTAGAAATCTATGCTTTGGAACGGGGCATCGCTCTTTACAGTTGTGGTTCAACTACGTTACGCAATCAAAGCAATCAACGGGGATTAGAACCGGATGAGAGTTATTGTATCGGCACGCGTAAGTTAATTCCTGATGTTGCGGTTGAAGTGATTGTAACCAGCGGGGGGCTAAATCGCTTAGAAATCTATCGGGGTTTGGGTGTCATGGAACTGTGGCAGTGGCAGAATCAGCAATTAACCATTCAGTTTCTTAATACCAGTCAAATGACCTATGAATTGACCAATGAAAGCCGTTTTTTTTCAGGTTTATCCGCCAGCATTGTATCAAATTACCTCAACCCGAACCAGGAACCCCAAATGCTGAGTGCTTTCCGCCGGTTTTTGCAACAATCCCAGGGTCACGATTGACTAGGAGGAGGTGCAGGTCGTTGGGGGGAACGCCGTCGTACCAGCCAGAGGATCAACCCCGGCACCAAAAAATAGGGGCTAAACACCAGCAACCACAAAAACACCTGCACCAAACCAAGGGTCACATTCCCCAAGGTGGTAGTGGCTTGTTGCCAAGTTGCTCCCAACCGCTCAGGGACAGAAAGACCGGGAGTTTCTGCCGTCGGGCTGATTAAATTCAGGCGAATGCGGGAATAACTGACTCGGTTTTGCAGATTCACCTGTTGGGCGGATAATTGCTCAATTTGTTCGCGCACTTGGCTCAATTCCTGGGTAACTTTCAGCACATCCCCAACGGAACCAGCACGCTCCATGATTTTGAGGAGCAAGGTTTCCGATTTGCGGAGGTTGCGTAGTCTGGCTCCCAAATCCACCAATTGACTGCCCACGTCCTCGGCGGTAATCTGACGGCTTTCGAGGGTGCCCAGGGCCGCCAATTGCCCTAAAACCGGCTCCAGTTGGGTGGCCGGAACTTGTACTTCCAAGGTCAAACGACGCACCTCCCCCAGCACCCCATTGTCCTCCAAATTCAGCACCTCCCCCCCCGCTTGGCGCGCCCAACCGATGGCTTGCTGGGCACTATTGGCGACATCCGTCACTTCCAGGGATAAATTAGCCGTTTTTGCCAACTGGGGGCGGTTGGGGGTTGCTGGGGCTAAATCCAGGGCTTTGGCGACACGAGCAACGGACGGGGACAGAGCCTCCGCTTGGGTGTCCGGGGCGGTCGGTTCCTGGGAAACGTCGGTTCTGACTGCCGCACAGCCGGTGACAAGGGCGAAAGCCAAGGAGAGCCAGAGGGTTTTCATCGTCCCAAATCGGTAATTTTATTCAGGTCGTGGTTACTGCCAATCACCCACATCATCATCCCCACTTCCAAAGGAGCGGTGGGGTTGGGATTGATTTCAAAAGGGGAACCCTGGTGCCCCAAGGCAATCACACTGATGCCGTACTCGTTGCGCAGTTTCAAATCCACAATACTTTTACCCACAAAAGCATCCGGCACCCGCACCTCGACAATGCTATTTTCCGGGTCGAGTTCCAGCCGTTCAATGATATTGGGACGCACCAGAGAACGGGCTAAATGTTCGCCCATTTGTTTTTCTGGATAGACCACCTTGGTCGCCCCCACTTTTTCTAACAAGCGACCATGAATATCCGTCGAAGCCTTGGCAATGATATGAGAAACATTCCCTTCCTTCAAATTCAGGGTTGTCACCACGCTCTCCTGGATAAAATTCCCAATCGCCACAATCACGGTTTCAAACTCAAACAAACCCGCATCTTTCAAAGCACCAGGGTCAGTGCTATCCAGTTCCACCGCATGATCCACCACATCCTCATCCGACACGCAGGCCACCAGGCGTTCATCCTTATCCGCCCCCAGGACTTCACAACCCATGCTTTTCAACGTCC encodes the following:
- a CDS encoding glycoside hydrolase family 57 protein, whose protein sequence is MAIGYLALVLHAHLPFVRHPESDYVLEEEWLYEAITETYIPLIRMFEGLQRDGIDFKLTMSMTPPLVQMLRDPLLQERYDAHLAQLEELAELEVEHNQYNGHTRYLAEHYAREFNLTRQTWEEYDGDLITAFKQFQDTNNLDIITCGATHGYLPLMQMYPQAVWAQLQVAFDHYQEHFGRPPRGIWVPECAYYEGLERMLADVGIRYFICDGHGLLYARPRPRYGTYAPVFTETGVAAFARDHETSQQVWSSEVGYPGDPVYREFYKDIGWEADYEYIKPYIMPNGQRKNVGIKYHRITHRNGGLGEKALYDPYWAKEKAAEHAANFMYNRTQQIGHLSELMQRPPIVTAPYDAELYGHWWYEGPWFLDYLFRKSHYDQDVYEMTHLSDYLRRHPTQQVCRPAQSSWGHKGFHEYWLNETNTWIYPHLHKAAERMIELSHQEPQDQWEWRALNQAARELLLAQSSDWAFIMRTGTMVPYAVRRTRSHLQRLNRLYEDIRAGKIDRDWLTQVEQMDNIFPHINYRVYRPLA
- the gcvH gene encoding glycine cleavage system protein GcvH, whose product is MTLTYPAELHYTASHEYVALTDGLAVVGITSFAIEELGDITYLELPPVGRTVTCGERFGTIESVKAVSDLYAPVSGVVRAVHGELVDAPERLAEDPYGIGWLLKIQLTQPEETQALLTAADYQAQLGG
- the grxD gene encoding Grx4 family monothiol glutaredoxin — translated: MPPETQARISELVKAHKIMVFMKGSKLMPQCGFSNNVVQILNAVGAVYETCDVLSDYEIRQGIKEYSQWPTIPQVYINGEFLGGSDILIEMYQSGELQEKVAVAMAS
- a CDS encoding Uma2 family endonuclease; amino-acid sequence: MMQQLQSQTHPTPGVILHDISWQEYERLLEILSDKNPGLHLNYLAGVLEIMPRSSEHEQIKKMIARLLEIYALERGIALYSCGSTTLRNQSNQRGLEPDESYCIGTRKLIPDVAVEVIVTSGGLNRLEIYRGLGVMELWQWQNQQLTIQFLNTSQMTYELTNESRFFSGLSASIVSNYLNPNQEPQMLSAFRRFLQQSQGHD
- the psbV2 gene encoding photosystem II cytochrome PsbV2 — protein: MLGWVVWTWFTPPALADRIDPYVSRYLKVTQPVPIKGDDGGAQQSFTALDLSAGKQLFENNCINCHVGGATLPNPRVSLSLADLRGASPPRDNINALVRFTRLPQNYDGTEDSYICRELSPQAATDQELAQLSAFILQAAKVAPGWGTKDF
- the lepB gene encoding signal peptidase I, whose product is MDKNHRDKSEKQASENSLVEWVKTIGVSLLLAFGIRTFVAEARYIPSESMLPTLQVNDRLIIDKVTYDFRTPERGEIVVFQPTSALKEQGFKDAFIKRIVGLPGDQVAVKKGTVYVNGQPLQENYLAGPPDYEYGPVVVPPDSYLVLGDNRNHSFDSHFWGFVPRQNIIGRAAVRFWPPNRIGGIPSP
- the gcvT gene encoding glycine cleavage system aminomethyltransferase GcvT, with the protein product MPHSPLYECYQREAKLTEFAGWNLPGQFAGLTPEHQAVRHSAGLFDISHMGQIELMGNRILWDFNPLVPTAITHLQPGQAQYTVLLNPHGGIIDDIIIYHQGQPGAKLIVNAACSAKNLAWLAKHLPGTCQLVNQVLLALQGPQATGILQTLTADVLQAIPRFGHQIITTKLGQIWVARTGYTGEDGWEIQAEPGVGQALWRELCDQGAVPCGLAVRDMLRLEAGLHLYGQDMDETITPLAAGLGWLVDWDKGDFIGRGALTTQKTQGLAQKLVGLIGTGRRIFRPGYPVLAQGQTVGRVTSGTLSLSLGRPIGLAYVDTHWAKLGASLTVQVREQELPVTVVKRTFYTRPG
- the accD gene encoding acetyl-CoA carboxylase, carboxyltransferase subunit beta; protein product: MSLFDWFANRPKAAPLGQEQQQREIADGLWTKCISCGALTYTKDLHLNNKVCPECGYHHSVKSQERLKQLLDADTWQPLNEQLMASDPLHFIDRKPYSERLREMQHKTGLNDAIQTGFGKMGNAPVAVGVMDFNFMGGSMGSVVGEKITRLVEQATQNHLPLILVCASGGARMQEGMLSLMQMAKTSAALGRHRQANLLYISVLTHPTTGGVTASFAMLGDLILAEPKALIGFAGRRVIEQTLREKLPENFQTAEYLLQHGFVDMIVPRTQLKNTLAQLLRLHTPPTPSVGHRYVTPGFLLS
- the psbV gene encoding photosystem II cytochrome c-550 — protein: MVRTCLWLLLSACLCLGWTTPAWAVELDAATRTVPLNDQGDVATLTLPEAQRGKRLFNAKCGTCHAGGVTKTNPVVGLDPESLALATPPRDSVEALVDYMKNPTSYDGLTPIAELHPSLASADIYPKMRDVTEDDLYTIAGHILIQPKVRGIQWGGGKIHY
- a CDS encoding potassium channel family protein; translated protein: MQAFWNRRRQQSHQFAVIGMGRFGRSVCRTLKSMGCEVLGADKDERLVACVSDEDVVDHAVELDSTDPGALKDAGLFEFETVIVAIGNFIQESVVTTLNLKEGNVSHIIAKASTDIHGRLLEKVGATKVVYPEKQMGEHLARSLVRPNIIERLELDPENSIVEVRVPDAFVGKSIVDLKLRNEYGISVIALGHQGSPFEINPNPTAPLEVGMMMWVIGSNHDLNKITDLGR
- a CDS encoding DUF4349 domain-containing protein — encoded protein: MKTLWLSLAFALVTGCAAVRTDVSQEPTAPDTQAEALSPSVARVAKALDLAPATPNRPQLAKTANLSLEVTDVANSAQQAIGWARQAGGEVLNLEDNGVLGEVRRLTLEVQVPATQLEPVLGQLAALGTLESRQITAEDVGSQLVDLGARLRNLRKSETLLLKIMERAGSVGDVLKVTQELSQVREQIEQLSAQQVNLQNRVSYSRIRLNLISPTAETPGLSVPERLGATWQQATTTLGNVTLGLVQVFLWLLVFSPYFLVPGLILWLVRRRSPQRPAPPPSQS